Proteins from one Desulfobacterales bacterium genomic window:
- a CDS encoding transaldolase family protein has translation MEEKNLFEKLVALSPGMEIWWDSSPVIFNNWCKKLLSKASPQDAPITKRQVARMYNEKNPESQLFRGVTTNPPLSLQAIQDDEPYWEKVAKELIQKNKGIDKEGLFWQLYQAVVKRGSDMYLPLFEKTGYKEGFLSGQVDPRSAFDKEAMLQQALSIAKLNPNVMIKVPGTKEGYEVIEILTSKGIATNNTLTFILPQLVDCAKTVKRGLETARKNNVDLSRWRSVITHMESRYGDLGGLRDFGKEKGIDLSEADVRWAELAIFKKAYKYLKDNNLPSKMLSCSLRLGPTVNGATKIWHLEEKTGADIVVTCPPSYIDQVMNFPEQKDIVFKSDRILKEIPSDLMEKLLKIPYFERAYFEDGYSRDEYNTHPALMRTAEQFSKATNEMVEFAGKCLADS, from the coding sequence ATGGAAGAAAAAAATTTATTTGAGAAACTGGTCGCATTAAGCCCGGGCATGGAAATCTGGTGGGATTCGTCGCCGGTTATTTTCAATAACTGGTGTAAAAAATTGCTCTCCAAAGCAAGCCCCCAGGACGCCCCCATCACGAAGCGGCAGGTTGCACGGATGTATAACGAAAAAAATCCCGAATCACAACTCTTTCGGGGCGTAACCACCAACCCCCCCTTATCGCTCCAGGCCATTCAGGACGATGAACCCTACTGGGAAAAGGTGGCCAAGGAGTTGATTCAAAAAAACAAGGGGATAGATAAGGAGGGCCTTTTTTGGCAACTATATCAGGCTGTAGTCAAGCGCGGCTCCGACATGTACTTACCCCTTTTTGAAAAGACCGGCTACAAGGAAGGCTTTCTCTCAGGACAGGTCGATCCGCGCAGCGCATTTGACAAGGAGGCCATGTTGCAGCAGGCCCTTTCAATAGCCAAATTAAATCCGAACGTCATGATAAAGGTCCCCGGTACGAAAGAAGGGTATGAGGTGATTGAAATCCTGACCTCCAAAGGGATCGCAACCAACAATACCCTGACCTTTATTTTGCCCCAGCTGGTGGACTGTGCCAAAACGGTAAAAAGAGGCTTGGAAACCGCCCGGAAAAACAACGTCGATTTGTCCCGCTGGCGGTCGGTTATTACGCATATGGAATCGAGATATGGTGATTTAGGCGGCTTGAGGGATTTCGGCAAGGAAAAAGGGATAGACCTTTCCGAAGCGGATGTCCGCTGGGCGGAACTGGCTATATTCAAAAAGGCCTACAAATATTTAAAGGATAATAACCTGCCGAGCAAAATGCTTTCCTGCTCGCTCAGATTGGGACCGACTGTCAACGGTGCAACCAAGATCTGGCACCTTGAGGAAAAAACCGGTGCCGACATCGTTGTGACCTGCCCGCCGTCTTATATCGACCAGGTCATGAATTTTCCCGAACAAAAGGATATTGTTTTTAAATCCGATCGGATTTTAAAAGAAATCCCCTCCGATCTCATGGAAAAACTGCTGAAAATCCCCTATTTTGAACGTGCTTATTTTGAAGACGGCTATTCCCGGGATGAATACAATACGCACCCCGCTCTTATGAGAACTGCAGAGCAGTTTTCAAAGGCAACCAACGAAATGGTGGAATTCGCAGGCAAGTGCCTGGCGGATTCCTGA
- the ald gene encoding alanine dehydrogenase has product MIIGVLKEIKTKENRVAMTPAGVEQVVFNGHSVLIETAAGEGSGFSDESYTRAGAEIVVSPKEIYQRSEMVMKVKEPLPGEYTLIRSGQIVFTYFHFAAAVELTRAMIDSGCVAIAYETVARNNGSLPLLTPMSEVAGKMAIQEGAKYLEKTFGGKGKLLGGVPGVDPGTVVVIGGGVVGINAAKMACGLGAKVYLFDTNQERLSYLSDVMPANCFTLMSSPAAIRKRLAEADLVIGAVLLPGAKAPKVITRDMLQIMRKGSVIVDVAIDQGGCIETSRPTTHDDSIYEVDGIIHYCVTNMPGAVPMTSTQALTNATLPYALAIAGKGFKQAAKDNPEIARGINILAGKVTYKGVAEAFDLEYTPLDSLLS; this is encoded by the coding sequence ATGATTATCGGTGTCCTTAAAGAAATCAAAACCAAAGAAAACCGCGTCGCCATGACCCCCGCCGGCGTGGAGCAGGTTGTTTTTAATGGGCATTCGGTCTTAATTGAAACCGCCGCAGGTGAAGGTTCCGGTTTTTCGGATGAAAGCTATACCCGCGCCGGCGCCGAGATTGTCGTTTCACCCAAAGAGATCTATCAACGCAGTGAAATGGTCATGAAGGTGAAAGAACCCCTTCCCGGTGAATATACCCTGATCCGCAGCGGTCAGATTGTCTTCACCTATTTTCATTTTGCCGCTGCAGTGGAGCTTACCCGGGCGATGATCGATTCCGGTTGTGTTGCCATCGCCTATGAGACCGTGGCACGCAATAATGGATCGCTGCCGCTGCTGACCCCGATGAGTGAGGTCGCCGGGAAAATGGCGATCCAGGAAGGCGCCAAGTACCTCGAAAAGACATTCGGCGGCAAAGGCAAGCTGCTTGGCGGCGTGCCGGGAGTCGATCCCGGCACGGTGGTCGTTATCGGCGGCGGCGTCGTCGGAATTAATGCCGCAAAAATGGCCTGCGGATTGGGTGCCAAAGTTTATCTCTTTGACACCAACCAGGAACGATTGAGCTATCTGAGTGATGTCATGCCTGCAAATTGTTTCACGCTGATGTCGAGCCCGGCGGCCATTCGTAAACGGCTGGCAGAGGCCGACCTGGTCATCGGCGCCGTTCTGCTCCCGGGGGCCAAGGCCCCCAAGGTGATTACACGCGACATGCTCCAAATTATGAGAAAAGGTTCCGTCATCGTGGATGTGGCCATCGATCAGGGCGGGTGTATTGAAACCTCCCGGCCCACCACCCATGATGACAGCATCTATGAAGTCGACGGCATCATCCATTACTGCGTCACCAACATGCCCGGCGCCGTCCCGATGACTTCCACCCAGGCCCTGACCAACGCAACCCTGCCCTACGCTCTTGCAATTGCCGGCAAGGGTTTCAAACAGGCGGCCAAAGACAACCCGGAGATCGCCAGAGGGATTAACATCCTTGCAGGCAAAGTGACGTATAAAGGTGTTGCCGAAGCCTTTGATTTGGAATATACACCCCTGGATTCACTTTTATCATGA